In Coregonus clupeaformis isolate EN_2021a chromosome 15, ASM2061545v1, whole genome shotgun sequence, one genomic interval encodes:
- the LOC121583103 gene encoding verrucotoxin subunit beta-like, giving the protein MLYDCCSESFTPDSLCDSDNMIKGKISLPLPSTLIKVIETDSLQERFRALELDQPIRTSFLSGLVEVGGAAEYLNHPLLHKGDYVTLHYKRTTRLDQLTSFLLEKVTRPEVIQQQTATHVVMAVTYGTQAFIVCKTNRTWTMTKVINKLKKMIQLLTAEDGTAKLAKSSGLSCTYYGDFETNRSDREITDLCESLSKLLGPSGEKAVPLRVWLCPLNNLHPAAACARGISEDLQSRVERVMEHCRCTGTRCEKIIKHEWVSKVQDLKDKLIHFIDLLQQYQVQLQKLMGRVLVSVRSGVQEEKDVEEEMKGHDLSPFRVEATGQWLDDKQAELKFLESLDSKIRSKMISTDQLHKVTNNSKTDTVVCFTLTSQGETDLYLSSLKQHLDSLQTHTRTRPGHPYQHTQPWFKSEENKERVTMAARAFLDFMKVTKKLKFVAASIPDDSTPGASIRLYQGGRLVDSDYEAVSKPEIVKVIDTQQSSVTLSLSPSKTGHTDRFRVEYRPVRPDLFFLYEEKNWRSMVAGDNGEACVISGLERDTQYQIRHRAEDRAGVTSEFSDITVTETGSGSEPGRPVVQSANRNSVRLTWRRPADAAAGRPVRHYRLEYREEGQEEWATLLTDGDECVYSLTPTHTSCRVRVCAVYREGDMSEPSKETVIPLAADVTLDPDTAHRELILSDNGRRVTAGKNRKVPNNPQRFDGWSCILGKEGFRSGRHFWHVEVNIEVEASWAVGVTRESADRKGWFSFSPKEGYWCLSKPSFSSNLCVFKTNLPWPSNLKVLDVCVDIEERWVSFYNAVSRSHIYTVTDMVFTKGERIYPLFRTYGRDKGLVIQELK; this is encoded by the exons ATGCTGTATGACTGTTGCTCTGAGTCCTTCACACCAG ACTCCTTGTGTGACTCAGACAATATGATAAAAGGGAAAATATCCCTGCCGTTGCCGTCCACTTTGATCAAGGTAATAGAGACAGACTCTCTGCAGGAGAGGTTCAGAGCTCTGGAACTGGATCAGCCAATAAGAACCAGTTTCCTGTCTGGACTGGTGGAGGTGGGAGGAGCTGCAGAGTATCTAAACCATCCTCTCCTGCACAAAGGGGACTATGTGACTCTGCACTACAAGAGAACCACCCGACTGGATCAGCTGACTTCCTTCCTGTTGGAGAAGGTGACTCGTCCTGAAGTGATTCAGCAGCAAACAGCCACACACGTGGTCATGGCTGTGACATATGGAACACAGGCCTTCATCGTCTGTAAGACAAACAGAACATGGACCATGACCAAAGTCATCAATAAACTGAAGAAAATGATCCAACTTCTCACAGCAGAGGACGGAACTGCTAAACTGGCTAAATCTTCTGGTCTCTCCTGTACCTACTACGGAGATTTTGAGACAAATAGAAGTGATAGAGAGATAACTGATCTCTGTGAGTCCTTATCTAAGCTGCTGGGGCCCAGTGGAGAGAAGGCTGTTCCTCTGAGAGTTTGGCTCTGCCCTCTGAATAACCTGCACCCTGCCGCAGCCTGTGCGAGGGGGATCAGTGAAGACCTGCAGTCCAGGGTAGAGAGAGTGATGGAACACTGCAGATGCACAGGCACGAGGTGTGAGAAGATAATAAAGCATGAGTGGGTCAGTAAAGTTCAGGACCTGAAGGATAAATTGATCCATTTTATAGATCTCCTCCAACAGTACCAAGTTCAACTGCAGAAACTCATGGGTAGAGTTTTGGTGTCTGTGAGGTCAGGAGTGCAGGAGGAGAAAGATGTTGAAGAAGAGATGAAAGGTCATGATCTGTCCCCATTTAGAGTGGAAGCAACAGGACAGTGGTTGGATGACAAACAGGCTGAGCTGAAGTTCCTTGAATCCCTTGACTCTAAAATTAGATCTAAGATGATTTCTACAGACCAGCTGCATAAAGTCACTAATAATTCAAAGACAGACACTGTGGTGTGTTTCACACTCACCTCTCAGGGTGAAACAGACCTGTATCTCTCATCCTTGAAGCAGCATCTTGactccctacagacacacacacggaccaGGCCTGGCCACCCCTATCAGCACACTCAACCCTGgttcaagtctgaggagaacaagGAGAGAGTAACAATGGCAGCTAGAGCTTTTCTGGATTTCATGAAGGTCACCAAGAAACTCAAATTTGTTGCAGCCTCCATTCCAGATGATTCCACTCCTGGAGCCTCAATCCGTCTCTACCAGGGAGGCAGGTTAGTGGACTCTGACTATGAAGCTGTGTCAAAGCCTGAGATTGTCAAGGTAATAGACACACAGCAGAGCAGCGTGACCCTCAGTTTATCCCCGTCAAAGACTGGACACACTGACAGGTTCAGAGTGGAGTACAGACCTGTCAGACCTGacctgttctttctctatgaggAGAAGAACTGGAGGAGCATGGTGGCCGGAGATAACGGGGAAGCCTGTGTGATATCAGgcctggagagagacacacagtaccAGATCAGACACAGAGCAGAGGACAGGGCAGGAGTGACGAGTGAGTTCAGTGACATCACTGTGACAGAGACTGGGTCAGGGTCTGAGCCTGGGCGTCCGGTAGTCCAATCAGCAAACAGAAATTCAGTCAGACTGACCTGGAGAAGACCAGCGGATGCTGCAGCGGGACGGCCTGTGCGCCACTACAGACTGGAGTACagagaggagggacaggaggagtgGGCCACACTGCTAACAGACGGGGATGAGTGCGTGTACTccctaacacccacacacacctcctGCAGAGTCAGAGTGTGTGCCGTCTATAGAGAGGGAGACATGAGTGAACCCAGCAAGGAAACAGTCATCCCACTGGCAG CTGATGTGACTCTGGACCCTGATACAGCTCACCGTGAGTTGATCCTGTCTGATAACGGGAGGAGAGTGACAGCAGGAAAAAATAGGAAGGTTCCTAATAATCCACAGAGATTTGATGGGTGGTCCTGTATCCTGGGGAAGGAGGGCTTCCGCTCTGGACGACACTTCTGGCACGTGGAGGTGAATATTGAGGTGGAGGCAAGTTGGGCTGTGGGAGTGACCAGGGAGTCTGCTGACAGGAAAGGATGGTTCTCATTCTCTCCAAAAGAAGGTTACTGGTGTCTAAGTAAACCTTCTTTTAGTTCCAACCTGTGTGTCTTCAAGACCAACCTCCCCTGGCCCTCTAACCTCAaagtgttggatgtgtgtgtggatATTGAGGAGAGGTGGGTCTCGTTCTACAACGCTGTGTCCAGGAGTCACATCTACACCGTCACTGACATGGTCTTCACTAAGGGAGAGAGGATCTACCCGCTGTTCAGAACTTATGGAAGAGATAAAGGTCTTGTGATCCAGGAGCTGAAATAG